The DNA segment CAtatactaattttttaaaataatttataattaaaatatatcgaTAACTTGAATTAGTACGTAAAACGACATTCAATTCCATTAAGGAAAACTTTGATTTGTTTACACATAAAGAATCTGAATTAAATAGTCTTCTTCTTTTAATGGGGGCACCATATATACCATGCGCAacctaattaaaataaagaagtTTAGCTCCTTCTGGGAGTAAAGCTAGCTAATCTATGACTTCATGAAACCAACACAAAGATATCGGAAGTCTTGGCGGTGGTTTCTTACTTTCTTTCATGATTGGGCAATGTAGGCTTTTGATAAATGGCGGAgccaaaaattttattatatccaaattataattttttatttcttgaattctttaatATTTTAGAACAAACTAACCGAACTATCATCAAATTAttccaaaattcttcaaaattaatatatataattttttgaaaaaattttgtgtCACCTGGTGATACTCACTAAATTTGATGACCTGAATCCGACCTAAACCCAAAGCTCCAAGTCCGTATTGATGACCCGAGTTCGGCCTAAGCCCAAAGCTCCAAGTCCGTAGGCGAACCTGAAACCAAGCAAAAAGTGTTAGAGGGGGCCGGGAGGGTGTCCCGGCGTagcccctccgacgctcaagttagAGTCAGAAATAAATGAGTGAAGGGGAGAGCTTGAGCGCCCCTAAAAAAATGAAAGTAACGAGTTGCAAATGAAGTTAGCAAACCCGATATTTATAGAGTAGAAGGTAGGGGACCACGCACATTCCGTACAAGACCACGTGAGTAAAACTCACGCGCTTGTTCATCCGAGACTCGCCCTTGAGGCGAGGGTGAAGCTAAAAGGTTTTGCCCTTGAGATGAATCTTAGGCTAAGAGCTCACCAGTCACCCACCTTAGGTATGCTCTACCCTAGCTATTCTCCTCTGCCATCATCATGGGCGGAGGCACATAGTGCCTTAAGGGGGCCCTGAAACAACCcccccaatttttttttttagtatatgtatgtatgtttgtatgtatgtatgtatatatatatatgtatatatatatatatacataattgtATTTGTTTGATACTCTTTTTAATGGTCTTTAATGGGTCGTGCCCCatcttttttaatatataatacattGACTTCCCAAATAAAATAaggtaatttattttaagtGGCGATCAAACTCTCTTTTTTATGAGATATTTGATTCATTTCTTCTCTTCGACTTTTTCGAGTGGCCGACCAACAGTGACACACAACAGCCAATTAAGATTTAAGGTCGttttgctttaaaaaaaattaagggcATTTCGTAAATGATTTCAGgttttttttgtgtattttttattcatatcgtatattttaaatcattttttctcaaaaaattaGGTTTTGATTTCTTGAGAGcatatatttcttaatttttttctttattttttttcttgttttaaatCTTTGTTTTATTCAATTATGGGACAACACATTTGATATCAATATTAgaaatactaaaatttattgtaaaaaataaaattagcaTTGTTAATTTTTGcttctttgattatttttgtttgactatttctatctgttgaataattgatctaaaatatttgtggatAGCAAAGTAATTTTACTATATTTATGAATCATAATGTAATTTAATTGATAAGGATAAAGTAGATCATAATGTTAAATAAACTAGCAGAAAATTGAATGCAATGAATCTCATTTCATCTACTAAGTTTTATCCAAAAAACTTTGCAAAACATGAGATTCTGTAATTAAGAATCCAATTTGAGCATTTTGATCATGTTCAACAGTTTCCTTATATCAGAACTCACTCAAaacttatttaattgtttagatCTTGTGAAAGTTTTTTGGCCTAGTCTTTCAGTTTCTTCTTTGTtgtcccccccccccccctcttgTGTGATCTTGGCTTTGCCCCTGGCCATCGTCATCCTCAACTCCTAGGCTCATTTACACCTCACCTCATCACCTTCTCACCTCCTTCTACTCCTCCATTCTCACCTTCTCACCTCCTTCTACTCCTCCATTCTCAGGCTCATCCTCAACTCCAACTCCTACTCTCACTCCAAGTCCAACATGTTTTGCCTCAACCATGCACCTACCGCCATGGGTCAATCTTAACACTTATACCTGGACCCGGCCTTGTTTCTTGGTTGTGGACTCCAGTTGGGCCTAAACAAGTGATGAACCCAACCCATTCATGGGTTATAACCCTGGCTAAAGCCGGGATGGCACTAAGTGTAGCTCCGCCACTTCTTTTGACACAGGACATATATGCATTAGGACTAGAAATGACAATAAGTGGATTTCGTGTAAGATTCTATATACTCGatcctatttttatttattgtattcaTCTCATATCATTTCTATTTTTGTTGAGTATTCAAATTTCATCATCATATTTATATACGTCAGAAGATCGAATATTTATATCCTACCTAAGACCTTATTACTTAATTTAGATATTTCTAACAAATTACatacttttttaaaatatttgtttaattaaatatttaaatataaaaaatacataatattttattaaatataataaattatattttagctctacatgttttgatttattgatgaatttttattttattaatataaatgataatattatatcatagttaaagagaaaaatattgtttcattatatatttataaatattttttaatatatattatttttgaatatataagttatcaattatatatataaatgtaacaatttaataaaaaaaaattatatcatgatcagcattatatatttattatataaatataaatttatggtTATAAttgtaatcaataaaataattttgaaaaataaaatgtgtatctatttgaatttaaaaataatatttaaattaaaaataatttaagtaaaaattaaaattaaatttataatttgatCTTGTATTAATTAAGATTGACTTTATAATGTGTATCATGTActaaatctaatttttttttagtaataTTCATAATGAAATCTTATAGAGTTTGAAAAAAACAAGTGATgttcaaatttgattttttaaaactttataaAAGTCActaaaaaaatatgtaaaattcctatatattcaaaatatcaataaatCTCCAATGAATTTTATGAAATTCTTTAATagagattttaaaattttaaaatataaaatgtgCAATTTTTCCACCACTCATGTCAAATAGTTGCATGTATATATTTCTAATTGAAAAAGGCCCtataaatcttttttttttctctgttTCCAAACATCACAAGCACACCGTCCTCTCAAttcattatttataaaaaatatataataaataaaaaataaaatcatgaaaaacatataaaaatttataattgatttGCATTCAATACATATTCTATGTTTTAAAAATCTTCTCTCTCCCAtgaaacaatttttttattcttgtcattaaaatttttgttaCGTTTAATGTTTTTAAATACCATTTCTTATACATAAGTCATAACTGTGCTTAATTGGAGTCAAGCATTTCAATCAGATTTGGTggaatttgaaattataaataCTTTTTTGGTGTTTGGTTAAATAAGATTTCGATGGGATTTTATCTGAATGAAATTGTTTGAATTTCATGGAATTTCATTGTATTtgggttttaaaaataatatttttttcaaaaatatatatattatattacataCTCGCAGATTTCAAATTATCTTTacgaattttacaaaataacatttattaaaaaaattaatattatcaaTTCAGGttgttatattttaaattttaccgAACACCAAAGTGGAATTTCATTTTCATGGATTCCAATTCCAATTCGAAATTCgatttcaaattatatattttagacatccaaacacactgtaaaagtattttattaaaacattGTGTCACAATGcgtaaattaatatttaatcatTTATCTTCTTTCAAAGTTGAGTTATGTTAATTACATGAAGAATTAATAAGTTTGGTATTGCATGTTATTTCTCAGTTTTTTATAATACTTTTTAAAGTTTCggtcattattatttttttattttgtgttgtattaaataattaatattgtcTTTTATGTTAGaatatatatgataatgtaATACTTATTATTTACAGCTTTTTTAGTCggtgaaataataataataatttgtaaTAAACAGTATTTCTTCTTAGGTGTTTAATTGTGTTGTTATGTTATGTGTTAATAATATTCATATAACTTTtacctaaaaaaatattaatataatttggctttaaataattttattttgttatcagccaacattaatattaacgattttgttgaaattattatGATACGTTTGTTTGGTATATTATAGTAAATATTTCTGCGATTTTTCTTAAAATAAGATTtgattattataatttaaaataaatagatAGACTTGTCATTTTTATctgatatattataattttcaaaattttatatttatttgtagATATTTGATCGTTGCCATCTTAAATATCGTCCACATCATAAAATCTATAgaattccataaaaatatttaaatgtcaTTAAAATTGATCCAAAAGTCTATCCGAATCTATTGAATTCCTTTTACAAATGATGTGATTATATTAAGACCCGTTTGGTTCAAAAATCAGAgaaaaaagcattttttttaaaaaaacaaaatacttTTTGTTTTTAAAGTGTTTGGACGATTGTCATTTAAGTAATTAAAAAAGCGCAttaaaaagtcattaaaactATGTATTGAATACACCATTGTAATAATCACAATTCTTGAATAATGTAAATATAATTCGTTAATTTTAATCAATTATTCagtattaaatcaaaataaattataaggGTTGGAATTACAAGTCGTATTTATTGTATTATCACTCTAAATTCCTGAACTTCTCGTATGAGTTTCAAAATATATCGaacataaaatttattatatattttgattttatatatatatatatatatatatatatatatatacataatttatGACATTTTAATATAAGTACATATCAGATACAATATTTTCATTATAAAAACCTCATTGTATCTGATATCACATAACCGGGATGACGATACCCCGGGTGGATTGGATTCGAGAGGATGGTGTAACTACGACATATTAAAGAACCCGGGACTGGGGGGCAGTAACCTGGGATCTGCAAGAAAGGCTTAACCTGGGAGGTCTTAGCATCCGGACCGATACAGGAGATCGAAAGGAACCCGGGTAAGGGGCCCTCccggagtaagccttcggaaatTAGGAAAACCAGTGGGGCCCCGGCCTTTCTATTTTTAGGGCCAGGAAACGGCCACGTTTATTTAAAGTATGTCAGGTTCAAATCACAAATCCAATCATTACTAAACACGATCCAAAGGCATGGGCTCTGTCCGGAAATTATGGGGGTCTAAATCACACGTGATAACCATCTTATCACCCTAAAAAGTTGTTAGTAAGGCCATACCCAGTAATCATTGAGGACCCGGGTGGGCGAGTATAAAAGCCCATCCTGGGGGGCAAAAAAAGGGAAGAAAAAACACGAACTCTCTAAAAAAGAAGGTGGGTAGAGCTTCGTCTGAAAACAGATAAGATATTCATATATTTTGTATCTTCACTTACCTTTTTCGCTCGGGAATTTATCCATCCCCGAGTAGTCATTTTGTGATAATCACAttattggcgccgtctgtgggaaacttGAGTCTAAGGCGCAGATATGACCATCATCGATGATCCTGAAAGCTCTCGTCGAGTAGTGGCCGCAATCCAGGAGCAAGTGGACGCTATGGTGGACGCGGCTCTACAAAGAATCATGGCGATACAACAAGGAGAAAAGGAGGGCCAAAGGAAGGATAAGGAAAAAGAAGTAGAAGGGGAAGGAGAGCCAGGACCAAGGCCCGAGAAAGAGAAGAGTAAAGGCATGCACGTGGAGGATGAGGGAAATTCACATGCGGGATCAGCAAATGTCACCATGGCGGGGGAGCTGGAAATGTTGAagcaaaaaatacaaaaactgGAGAATACTGACCCGCGGAAATCCGCGCGGATCAAAAGTTTGGGCTGTCCCTTCTCTTCGGAAATCATTGGGGAGCCATTGCCAGTCTATTTCAAGTCCGCCAAAATCAAAGAGTATGATGACAGCGCTGATCCCGAGGAGCATGTAACCCGGTTTGAGAATGTGGCAATGTTGCATTGTTATGGGGATCAAATCAAGTGCAAGGTATTTCTAACTACCTTGGTGGACTCCGCCCAGAGATGGTTCGAAAATCTGGAGGAAGGAAGCATTAAGACTTTCAAAGAATTCCGGGAGGTCTTTTTGCAACACTTCAGCAGCAGCAAGCGATACAAGAAAACCACTCTCAGCCTCTTCGAGATAAAGCAGCTAAACGAGGAGTCTCTAAGAGCTTATATTAAAAAGTTCAATAGAGTGGCCTTGGAAGTGCCTGCATGTGCACCTGAAACCAAAATCACTGCTTTCACGCAAGGGCTCAGATAAGGAGAATTCTTCCTGTCTCTGGTCAAGAGGGCCCCCCGATACTTCGAGGACCTCTTGGCTCGAGCCGAGAAATATATCAATATGGAGGAGTCCCAGCGACAAAAAAGGGAGAAGGACAGGAGGGAAGAGCAAAAGGAGAGAGGGAACCAGGGTAGTCAAGGAAGAAGAAGGCAGGATCAACCGGGGAGGCTTGCTGCTTTTGCTCCTCACAGGGTAGCCCGGGATCGGGAAATACACTTGTGTGAGGAGAATGTCCAGCCGTTGCCTCCGAAAAGGCCGGGAAAATACTGTTCGATACACCGGGTTAATACACACGACACTAGCGAGTGTCGGAGGCTCGGCGTGGAACCAGGACAGCCTGTGCCCGAGGAAACAAAGCATGTGGAGAAAAAGCAGAGGGGACCCCCCTGGGTACCCCGGTTTGACATCTCGCGAGACAATAGGCCTGACCCCTCGAAAGCCCGGGAGGTAGCGTCACGGGGGCCTGACAAAGGACCCCGAGAGGGATCTTCCAAAGGGGTGATCAACATGATTTCGGAAGGACACTGATGGGGACTCTAATAGGGCTCGGAAATCTTGGAGCAAAAGAGAGGTCCTGGGAATCGAGGCTTGGAGACCAGATCCCTGCCCAGTCGTTACATTTGGGCCCGAGGATTTGGAGGGAGTGTGTTTACCCCACAACGATGCTTTACTCATCCGAGCGCAGGTGGCTAACTATGACATAAGAAGGGTGTTTGTGGATTCGGGGAGTTCTGTGAATGTCATTTTCCAGGATGCATTTGAGCAAATGGACTTGCGGGGATGTGAGGTTAACCCTGTAAAAACATCCATGTATGGGTTTGCAGGACATACCATTCGGCCTAAAGGAGAAGTGCGGTTGCCTATTACGTTAGGATCGGGCGATACAAAGAAGACTGTCATGGCCCTCTTCACCGTGGTGGAGGCCCCATCTTCCTACAATATTATCCTGGGAAGGCCGGCCTTAAATGCCTTCAGGGCTGTCGCTTCCGCTTACCACCAAAAGATCAAATTCCCGGTGGGGGATCGAGTGGGCGAAGTAAAGGGAGATCAACACTCATCCCGACGGTGTTATGCGGACACCATCCGGGTGGATAACAAGACGGCACGAGGGACGGAGAGGAGAGATGGTTCCAGACAAGAAGAGGTGTGCGCGGTAGGAGAAGTAAAAGAAGAAAATGAGGAGGTGGAGGTAGTGCCTGGACAGCCAGGGAAGATCGCCTGGGTGGCTCGGGGGATGGAGCCTGCTTTGGTTGAGCAATTAAAGACCTGCCTGACCCAGAACGCGAATGTGTTTGCATGGTCTACCAAGGAGCTAACTGGAGTCCCGGCCCATTTGGCAGAACATAGGCTAAATATCCTCTCAGGATCCCGGCCCGTCAGGCAAAAGAAGAGACACTTCGGGGCGGAAAAAGACAAGGTCATTGCTGAGCAAGTCCGGGAACTTCTGGAAGCGGGGCACGTTAAAGAGGTACAGTTTCCTACTTGGTTATCTAACGTAGTGCTGGTACCCAAAAGTACAGGAAAATGGAGGATGTGAATAGATTTCCGAGACTTAAACAAAGCCTGCCCCAAGGATTGCTATCCCCTCCCCCGGATTGATCAGTTAGTATATTCTACCTCTGGTTATGAGCTGCTTTGCTTTATGGATGCTTACCAGGGATACCATCAAATTCCCCTGGCTAGGAAAGATCAGGATAAGTTCAGTTTTGTTACGTCAGGAGGAacgttttgttatgtggttatgccttttgggttAAAGAATGCAGGAGCCACCTATCAAAGGATGATGGACAgagttttcaaaaatcaattggGCCGAAATATCGAggtatatgtggatgatattaTGGTAAAATCCAGGACCAGGAACCATTTTATTCCTGACTTGGAAGAAACCTTTGGTACCTTGCGAAGGTACGGGGTGAAGCTTAACCCGGCCAAGTGCGTGTTCGGAGTGAAAAGCGGAAAATTCTTGGGATTCGTAGTGACCGAGAGAGGAATAGAGGTAAACCCAGAGAAAGTAAAAATCCTGAGGGAGATGCCATCACCCTCCTCCGTTAGGGAAGTGCAGCGGTTGACTGGAAGAGTCACTGCCCTGTCTCGTTTCGTTGCTCGGTTTGCCCACCGGAGTCATCCTTTCTTTCAAGTGTTGAGGAAGGCCCAGAGATTTGGATGGAGTGAGGATTGTGAACGGGCTTTCCAGGAATTAAAGGAGCATCTGGAAAATCTGCCCATCCTGGTTAAGCCCAAACCAGGGGAGAGATTGTGGGTTTATATCTCCACGACAGAGTTTGCTGTGAGCACGGTGTTAATAAAGGAAGAGGGAGGAGATCAGAAGCCAGTTTATTATGTAAGTCATGCTCTGAAGGGGCCCGAGATCCGATACAGTGAAATGGAAAAGATGGCCCTGGCCCTTATTTTGACTGCCCGGAAGCTCCGACCTTACTTCCTATCGCATCCGATCACTGTCCTGACCAATAGCCCCTTGGGCCGGGTGATGACTCAATCGGATGCTTCAGGTCGGTTGGTCAAGTGGGCAGTGGAATTGGGAGAATACGATATAGAATACAGGCCTCGGGCAGCTATTAAGGTACAAGCTTTGTCTGACTTTCTGACCGAGGTCATCACATTTGGACAGGAGGAAGTGTGGAGAATCTTTGTGGATGGGGCCAGCAGTTTTGAAGGAAGCGGAGTGGGGGTGATCCTGATTTCTCCCACTCAGGAAAAAACTAAAGTGGCGATAAGATTATCATCTTTCAAGTCAAACAATGAAGCAGAGTATGAAGCAGTAATCTCGGGCTTGAAATTGGCTCGGGAGGCGGGAGCCAGGCATGTGATTGTATATTCGGATTCTCAACTGGTAGTACAGCAAATCCAGGGAACTTTTAGCATCAGAAAGAATAGATTGCAGGAGTATGTgtgaaagggcccgtgtcctgatttaatatttaatgatcaaacaaccaggattaattaatgtaaacagcgaaaacgagttaaaaatttgcgtttgggcctacagaaatttcggcatgacctattcgtaaataggacatcccaaaaacttgtacaacacaaccaacaatatatactcgaaaatagagtcacaactccaatttacacacctatagccgcactggccaggactaaacacatgcagagccggcaaggctcgatcatacaaataacaattcaaaacaaagtccaaaactatttatacagatacacagggcatcaccccggcaaatataaaactcgctaaaatgatatatatacatatatatctgggaactcaactccacgctcgcctcactgggtaccactagatgacgctccaccagatgcgtcaaatccccctggataacctgctatggaatcacaaacaaccacagcataaaaagaaaacaggggtcggaccccagtacgacgaactataaaaattacgacaaatataactgacatgaataaaatcaagtacaatgcaatgaaatgcaatgtaatgcgtgacaggtatcaatgaaataaggaataccaaaaggagtccaaataatcgtatcacaataaactcagtggccacccgtgccaggaacgcagcagacctcgaatcatcactgctaatccatacacgtagcatcggagggtgacaggagcgacccgtccagcctcatgctgtcatcaggagtgtcgtacgtagcatcagagggcgacaggagctacctgtccgtgcctcatactatctcaggagtgcactaaaataatgtcactcgctccatgatgactcaatacatctcaagagatcaatatcaatagtaatcaaaggagtcaaggctcaacgtgctatgtaaacttataaatgagtgaatgcaatcatataatccacgtaagcacataaaacacattatcactcattacaaaatatttaatatcattacatgtcattatagacgtcgtaatataaacagctcatacgtacctcaaccgaCACTTAATTATcacagaaatatctcaagtatttctcggatattccaa comes from the Henckelia pumila isolate YLH828 chromosome 1, ASM3356847v2, whole genome shotgun sequence genome and includes:
- the LOC140869933 gene encoding uncharacterized protein; this translates as MEESQRQKREKDRREEQKERGNQGSQGRRRQDQPGRLAAFAPHRVARDREIHLCEENVQPLPPKRPGKYCSIHRVNTHDTSECRRLGVEPGQPVPEETKHVEKKQRGPPWDTDGDSNRARKSWSKREVLGIEAWRPDPCPVVTFGPEDLEGVCLPHNDALLIRAQVANYDIRRVFVDSGSSVNVIFQDAFEQMDLRGCEVNPVKTSMYGFAGHTIRPKGEVRLPITLGSGDTKKTVMALFTVVEAPSSYNIILGRPALNAFRAVASAYHQKIKFPVGDRVGEVKGDQHSSRRCYADTIRVDNKTARGTERRDGSRQEEVCAVGEVKEENEEVEVVPGQPGKIAWVARGMEPALVEQLKTCLTQNANVFAWSTKELTGVPAHLAEHRLNILSGSRPVRQKKRHFGAEKDKVIAEQVRELLEAGHVKEGYHQIPLARKDQDKFSFVTSGGTFCYVVMPFGLKNAGATYQRMMDRVFKNQLGRNIEVYVDDIMVKSRTRNHFIPDLEETFGTLRRYGVKLNPAKCVFGVKSGKFLGFVVTERGIEVNPEKVKILREMPSPSSVREVQRLTGRVTALSRFVARFAHRSHPFFQVLRKAQRFGWSEDCERAFQELKEHLENLPILVKPKPGERLWVYISTTEFAVSTVLIKEEGGDQKPVYYVSHALKGPEIRYSEMEKMALALILTARKLRPYFLSHPITVLTNSPLGRVMTQSDASGRLVKWAVELGEYDIEYRPRAAIKVQALSDFLTEVITFGQEEVWRIFVDGASSFEGSGVGVILISPTQEKTKVAIRLSSFKSNNEAEYEAVISGLKLAREAGARHVIVYSDSQLVVQQIQGTFSIRKNRLQEYV